From the Cucurbita pepo subsp. pepo cultivar mu-cu-16 chromosome LG05, ASM280686v2, whole genome shotgun sequence genome, one window contains:
- the LOC111795903 gene encoding uncharacterized protein LOC111795903 — protein sequence MLFANSSTLRYSLRRKDGTDQLLQVRLGYSSRLISRSPYSGLSYDILEETPSTLIADALFPLPLRELEDPLFCHAYLVELVSSLNLDSISCNPIAQKITSLVTQWAAVDYDAKFQLVADIDYIQMFWREESRSPVRRGVMVEERVVLEEAGVAATTAAGKQGMAGEECSVCYECYDEEKGGDKEVARIPCGHMFHKSCILTWFQCSNSCPLCRAKL from the coding sequence ATGCTTTTTGCAAATTCCTCCACCCTCCGCTACTCTCTCCGCCGCAAAGACGGCACCGATCAACTCCTCCAAGTCCGGCTGGGCTATTCCAGCCGTCTGATCTCCCGATCGCCGTATTCGGGGCTTTCCTACGACATCCTGGAAGAAACTCCGTCGACCCTGATAGCGGATGCTCTGTTTCCTCTGCCTCTGCGGGAGCTGGAGGATCCGTTATTCTGTCATGCTTACTTGGTTGAATTGGTGTCCTCTTTGAACCTCGACTCCATATCCTGCAACCCCATTGCTCAGAAGATCACGTCGTTGGTCACACAGTGGGCCGCTGTAGACTACGATGCGAAGTTCCAATTGGTGGCGGATATTGACTACATTCAAATGTTTTGGAGGGAGGAGAGCCGTAGTCCTGTTCGGCGAGGTGTAATGGTGGAGGAGAGAGTGGTTCTGGAGGAAGCTGGAGTGGCGGCAACAACGGCGGCCGGAAAACAGGGGATGGCAGGAGAAGAGTGCAGTGTGTGCTACGAATGCTATGATGAAGAGAAGGGCGGAGATAAGGAGGTGGCTAGGATCCCATGCGGTCATATGTTTCACAAATCATGCATCCTCACCTGGTTTCAATGTAGCAATTCATGTCCTTTGTGTAGAGCTAAATTATAA